A single genomic interval of Chloracidobacterium validum harbors:
- the rbfA gene encoding 30S ribosome-binding factor RbfA, translating to MRRHANPASRRATGDRAGHYRRARLAEAFRTEISEIVRFELSDERVDTVAVHHVALNAAGTAARVYVSGDGNPDIDFASTVRALNEAMDFIRGSLGQRLGLHRVPMLHFVFDKALLSAARIEAILDEERVRFAELEQPPQTASEVVDETSP from the coding sequence ATGCGCCGCCACGCCAATCCTGCCTCCCGACGCGCCACCGGCGACCGTGCCGGGCATTACCGGCGCGCGCGCCTCGCTGAAGCCTTTCGCACTGAAATCAGCGAGATCGTTCGATTCGAGCTGTCGGACGAACGGGTAGATACGGTCGCGGTGCATCACGTGGCGCTCAATGCGGCCGGCACCGCGGCGCGCGTGTATGTCAGCGGAGACGGCAATCCAGATATTGACTTTGCGTCCACGGTTCGGGCGCTGAATGAAGCCATGGATTTCATTCGCGGCTCGCTCGGGCAACGCCTCGGGTTGCATCGAGTGCCAATGCTCCACTTCGTGTTCGACAAAGCCTTGCTCTCAGCGGCTCGGATCGAAGCCATTTTGGATGAAGAACGTGTCCGCTTCGCGGAGCTTGAACAGCCCCCCCAAACGGCGTCCGAGGTTGTGGACGAGACTAGCCCATGA
- a CDS encoding DHH family phosphoesterase: MLSQVVELIESKHRFLITGHARPDGDSTGSSLALYWGLRALNKDAVVIMRDPIPPAYQSLPGVGDVLVRPTIDELYDAAFVIECSDLDRPGLPGLEKQFIVNIDHHTTTALFGHINWIDATAAAVGEMIYNLCKALGVTIHQPIAECVYAALLSDTGSFHYANTTERTFKIASELVRRGARPAHVARALYESYSFGKIKLLGSVLSTLRRDESGRVAWVTMTRDMMEAADATEDDLEGIVNHPLSIRDVEAAVFFKEINPGQFRISLRSKGQVDVSKIAERFGGGGHKCASGCTVVGSRDTVEDRVLSSLQSELGSASLAAD, encoded by the coding sequence ATGCTCAGTCAGGTGGTCGAACTCATCGAGTCGAAGCACCGTTTTCTGATCACTGGTCATGCCCGGCCCGACGGCGACAGCACTGGATCATCACTAGCCCTGTACTGGGGACTTCGCGCCTTGAACAAGGACGCAGTCGTGATTATGCGTGACCCCATCCCACCCGCCTATCAATCGCTCCCTGGCGTTGGGGATGTGCTGGTTCGCCCCACGATTGATGAGCTTTACGATGCGGCCTTTGTCATTGAATGCAGCGACCTCGACCGCCCCGGACTGCCCGGCCTGGAAAAGCAGTTTATCGTCAACATTGACCACCACACCACGACGGCACTCTTTGGGCACATCAACTGGATTGATGCCACGGCCGCGGCCGTGGGCGAAATGATCTATAACCTCTGCAAAGCGCTTGGCGTGACCATCCATCAGCCGATTGCCGAGTGCGTGTATGCCGCGCTGCTCTCCGATACCGGGTCGTTTCACTATGCCAACACGACCGAGCGAACCTTCAAAATTGCTTCGGAGTTGGTGCGGCGCGGCGCGCGCCCGGCGCATGTGGCGCGGGCGCTCTATGAGTCGTATTCATTCGGCAAGATCAAGCTGCTCGGTAGTGTGCTATCTACCCTGCGGCGCGACGAAAGCGGACGGGTGGCCTGGGTGACGATGACGCGCGATATGATGGAAGCGGCCGATGCGACCGAAGATGACCTCGAAGGTATCGTCAACCATCCACTTTCCATTCGAGATGTCGAAGCCGCCGTTTTCTTCAAAGAAATCAATCCGGGGCAGTTCCGCATCAGCCTCCGGTCGAAGGGGCAGGTTGATGTGTCAAAAATCGCGGAACGCTTTGGTGGTGGCGGGCATAAGTGCGCGTCTGGGTGCACCGTCGTTGGCAGTCGGGATACCGTCGAAGACCGCGTGCTTTCTTCCCTGCAATCAGAACTGGGCAGCGCCTCGCTGGCTGCCGACTAA
- a CDS encoding DUF6677 family protein: protein MPTTDAPSLDRKNASIAPATLAPVALSKQIVACLAAWLIPGLGHGLLGRYGRAVLIGVSIYTMAGLGLLMRGHLYSPIELDDLFSFRDILSKVCLIGQMGIGVLQPILRALGVGVSFDFRAATYEYGTYFLVVAGLLNYLTIFDVFDIAKGRKS, encoded by the coding sequence ATGCCAACGACTGATGCCCCTTCCCTTGACCGCAAGAATGCTTCCATCGCGCCGGCGACGCTCGCGCCGGTAGCACTCTCAAAACAAATCGTGGCCTGCCTGGCCGCCTGGCTGATTCCCGGACTTGGCCACGGACTGCTTGGGCGCTATGGGCGGGCCGTCCTCATCGGCGTGAGCATCTACACCATGGCCGGACTAGGTCTCCTCATGCGCGGGCATCTCTACTCCCCCATCGAGCTGGACGACCTGTTTTCCTTTCGAGACATTCTGTCGAAGGTTTGCCTCATCGGCCAGATGGGCATCGGGGTTCTCCAGCCCATCCTGCGCGCGCTTGGTGTTGGGGTCAGCTTCGACTTCAGAGCCGCCACGTATGAATACGGCACGTATTTTCTGGTCGTTGCTGGGCTACTCAACTACCTGACGATCTTTGACGTCTTCGACATTGCCAAAGGGCGCAAGTCCTAA
- the purF gene encoding amidophosphoribosyltransferase translates to MDDKLREECGVFGIWGHPDAARLTYLGLYSLQHRGQESVGIVTSDGERLQAVRGMGEVNEVFTEAVLDKLPGNCAIGHVRYSTAGEVSLNEAQPFSIKCHRGEIAICHNGNFPFADAMRAELEREGAIFSSTSDTEVVLHKLARSRQTDLEAAIAEVFRHLEGAYSILILTPERMFIVRDPRGFRPLCLGELNGAYVVASETCAFDLIGATYLRDVAPGEIVTVDREGLRGTYPLPKQAPAFCIFEHVYFARPDSRIYGRSVNKSRHKMGKQLAREQPVEADIVVPVPDSGVAAAIGYAAQSGINFRFGLVRNHYIGRTFIEPAQSIRNFGVKVKLNPVRDLIEGRRVVLVDDSLVRGTTSRKIVEMIRQAGAREVHLRISCPPTISPCYYGVDTPSHTELIAANQSTEAIRQFINADSLGYLSHEGLLDACGVDEGLQFCTACYTGKYPLPVPLRAAGRSGSASA, encoded by the coding sequence ATGGACGACAAATTACGCGAAGAATGTGGCGTTTTTGGCATCTGGGGACACCCAGATGCCGCCCGTTTGACCTACCTTGGGCTTTACTCGCTTCAGCATCGCGGGCAGGAATCGGTTGGCATTGTAACCAGCGATGGGGAACGGCTTCAGGCCGTACGCGGCATGGGTGAGGTCAACGAGGTGTTCACGGAAGCCGTCCTCGACAAGCTGCCCGGAAACTGCGCCATTGGGCACGTCCGCTACTCGACGGCCGGTGAGGTCAGCCTCAACGAAGCCCAACCGTTCTCGATCAAGTGTCATCGCGGCGAAATTGCGATCTGCCACAATGGCAACTTTCCCTTCGCCGATGCCATGCGCGCCGAACTTGAACGGGAAGGCGCAATTTTTTCCTCGACGAGCGATACCGAAGTCGTCCTCCACAAGCTGGCTCGCTCCCGCCAAACCGACCTCGAGGCAGCCATTGCCGAAGTCTTTCGTCACCTTGAAGGGGCGTACTCGATTCTCATTCTGACCCCGGAGCGCATGTTCATCGTGCGCGACCCACGGGGCTTTCGTCCGCTCTGCCTAGGCGAACTCAACGGGGCGTATGTCGTGGCCTCCGAGACCTGCGCCTTTGACCTCATTGGGGCAACCTACCTCCGGGATGTCGCCCCAGGTGAAATTGTCACCGTTGACCGGGAGGGACTCCGGGGCACCTATCCACTTCCAAAACAAGCCCCAGCCTTCTGCATCTTCGAGCACGTCTATTTCGCGCGCCCAGACAGTCGCATTTACGGCCGCAGCGTCAATAAAAGTCGGCATAAAATGGGCAAACAACTTGCGCGCGAACAACCAGTCGAGGCGGACATCGTGGTTCCGGTGCCCGATTCCGGCGTGGCCGCGGCCATTGGCTATGCCGCTCAATCGGGCATCAACTTTCGGTTTGGGCTGGTTCGCAACCACTACATCGGACGAACGTTCATCGAGCCGGCGCAGTCCATCCGCAACTTTGGTGTCAAGGTCAAGCTCAATCCGGTGCGGGACTTGATCGAGGGCCGGCGGGTCGTCCTGGTGGATGACTCGCTGGTGCGCGGCACGACGAGCCGGAAAATCGTCGAGATGATTCGCCAGGCCGGAGCGCGGGAAGTCCACCTGCGGATAAGCTGCCCGCCAACGATTTCGCCCTGCTACTACGGCGTGGATACGCCATCACACACGGAGTTGATTGCCGCCAATCAATCCACCGAGGCAATCCGCCAGTTCATCAACGCGGATAGCCTTGGGTATTTGAGCCACGAGGGGTTATTGGACGCCTGCGGCGTGGACGAAGGTCTCCAGTTTTGTACGGCCTGCTACACGGGCAAGTACCCGCTGCCCGTTCCGTTGCGCGCGGCCGGGCGCAGCGGCAGCGCCAGCGCCTAG
- a CDS encoding serine/threonine-protein kinase, producing the protein MIGTYLLHYKLLKKIGEGGQGEVYQAEDTRLRRIVAIKILPAELVADEKTRKRFLREAQLASALDHPNICTVYEINEDRGLHFIVMQYLDGKRLKQMVRGRALDIESTLSIAVQLADALASAHERGVIHRDVKATNVIVNDRGQAKILDFGLAKATTKTIGDESVMELTQAGVPFGTAGYMSPEQARGGTIDARSDVFSLGIVIYEMAAGRLPFQGKSSVDVMHAIMHEPLPLLSSINPAVPERLQTILEKATAKEVTARYQTMRDFQAELKQLLRAVQMQLGQPMTDDSLLPMVAPRHERSNWLSGGVVGRLISRLRGAPERPPTSQPATPTVSPSRPADPPAELAEKKAEDIADKGQALRDSMPSSWRTSDKRSIAILPFRNLSGDAQTDFYSFSLADSVITELAGLKSIVVRPSSYMAKYQGRDLDPIYVGNELQVDAVMTSAYVKSGNRLRVTPQLIDVHTGEILWSDKIDLDAQDIITLQDTLAQKICEELRVRISQTEQERIAKPSTRNAEAFEYYLRGRNQLQRFRQTMLKDDFSAATEMFENALACDPNFALAHSGMGLCYVEYVLKGIGGGLYFERAAERFRQALALDDSLIEPQINMVYYYLLKGEKARAREQARRMLAIAPNDPAAHNTAAYLHRWDGLYGPALAEYDACLRLDPTDVVRVSYNRARIALYQGNYEEAHEHLDGALFVEPNHPFASMVLGQVLYYQGRHEESARTFRELFERNPDLHAFRPIYALGFVIEGLPDRARSLINDAVREIANADGDAAYWLATLYAALGDDDDALHWLRRAIALGNENYPWFISNPDWAHLRETPAFQAIVEPIRQSWEQLMLPFLGPAAARPGLGNAPV; encoded by the coding sequence ATGATTGGCACGTACCTACTCCACTACAAACTGCTCAAAAAAATCGGCGAAGGCGGGCAAGGCGAAGTCTATCAAGCGGAAGACACTCGTCTGCGCCGCATCGTGGCGATCAAGATTCTGCCGGCCGAGCTGGTCGCGGACGAAAAAACCCGCAAGCGCTTCCTGCGCGAGGCCCAACTGGCATCGGCGCTCGACCACCCCAACATCTGCACCGTTTATGAGATCAATGAGGATCGGGGTCTGCACTTCATCGTGATGCAGTACCTCGACGGCAAACGGCTCAAGCAGATGGTGCGCGGGCGCGCGCTCGACATCGAAAGCACCTTATCCATTGCTGTTCAACTGGCAGATGCCCTGGCCTCCGCGCACGAGCGCGGGGTCATTCACCGGGATGTCAAGGCGACCAATGTCATCGTCAATGACCGCGGACAGGCCAAGATCCTCGACTTTGGTCTGGCCAAAGCCACCACCAAAACGATTGGCGATGAATCGGTCATGGAACTGACGCAGGCGGGTGTTCCCTTCGGCACGGCGGGCTACATGTCGCCGGAGCAAGCCCGTGGCGGCACCATTGATGCCCGCTCGGATGTGTTTTCACTGGGCATCGTCATTTACGAGATGGCCGCCGGGCGATTGCCGTTTCAGGGCAAAAGCAGTGTGGATGTCATGCATGCCATCATGCATGAGCCGCTGCCGTTGTTGTCGTCCATCAATCCGGCTGTCCCGGAGCGGCTGCAAACGATTCTCGAAAAGGCCACGGCCAAGGAAGTCACGGCACGCTATCAAACGATGCGTGACTTTCAGGCTGAGTTGAAGCAGCTTCTCCGCGCCGTTCAGATGCAACTGGGGCAGCCGATGACCGATGACTCGCTGCTCCCGATGGTGGCGCCGCGCCACGAACGCAGCAACTGGTTGAGCGGGGGGGTCGTGGGCCGCCTCATCAGTCGCCTCCGGGGCGCGCCGGAGCGGCCGCCAACCAGCCAGCCAGCGACGCCGACGGTTTCACCGAGTCGCCCGGCCGACCCGCCGGCTGAGCTTGCCGAGAAGAAAGCCGAGGACATTGCCGACAAAGGCCAAGCGCTTCGGGACTCGATGCCCAGTTCGTGGCGGACGTCCGACAAACGCTCGATTGCCATTCTTCCCTTCCGTAACCTGAGTGGCGATGCCCAAACCGACTTTTACAGCTTTTCACTGGCAGACAGTGTCATCACCGAACTGGCCGGGCTGAAGTCCATTGTCGTCCGTCCGTCGAGCTACATGGCGAAGTATCAGGGCCGCGACCTCGACCCGATCTATGTTGGCAACGAGCTGCAAGTTGACGCCGTCATGACCAGCGCCTATGTCAAATCGGGCAATCGCCTGCGTGTGACACCGCAGTTGATTGACGTTCACACGGGCGAAATTCTGTGGAGTGACAAGATTGACCTCGACGCGCAGGACATCATCACCCTTCAGGACACCCTGGCGCAGAAGATTTGCGAGGAACTGCGCGTCCGCATCAGCCAAACCGAGCAGGAACGGATTGCCAAACCCTCGACGCGCAACGCCGAAGCGTTTGAGTATTACCTGCGTGGGCGCAACCAGTTGCAGCGGTTTCGCCAGACGATGCTCAAGGATGACTTCAGCGCCGCGACCGAGATGTTTGAAAATGCGCTCGCGTGCGATCCCAACTTTGCCCTGGCGCACTCCGGCATGGGGTTGTGTTATGTCGAGTATGTGCTGAAAGGTATTGGGGGTGGGTTGTACTTTGAGCGCGCTGCCGAGCGGTTTCGCCAGGCGTTGGCGCTGGATGATTCGCTCATCGAGCCGCAAATCAACATGGTGTATTACTACTTGCTCAAGGGCGAAAAAGCCCGCGCCCGCGAGCAAGCCCGGCGGATGCTAGCCATTGCTCCCAACGACCCGGCCGCGCACAACACGGCGGCCTATTTGCACCGCTGGGATGGGCTGTATGGACCCGCCCTGGCCGAATATGACGCCTGTCTGCGACTCGACCCGACAGACGTCGTGCGGGTGTCTTACAACCGCGCCCGGATTGCGCTCTATCAGGGTAACTACGAGGAAGCGCACGAGCACCTCGATGGGGCGCTCTTCGTCGAACCCAACCATCCCTTTGCCTCGATGGTGCTTGGACAAGTGCTCTACTACCAGGGCCGCCATGAGGAATCGGCGCGCACCTTCCGGGAACTCTTTGAACGCAATCCTGACTTGCACGCCTTTCGTCCGATTTATGCCCTGGGCTTTGTCATCGAAGGGCTTCCAGATCGCGCGCGTTCCCTCATCAACGACGCCGTGCGCGAAATTGCCAACGCTGATGGTGACGCGGCCTACTGGCTGGCAACGCTCTATGCCGCGCTTGGCGACGACGACGATGCTCTGCATTGGCTGCGGCGGGCAATCGCGCTGGGGAATGAAAATTACCCCTGGTTCATTTCCAACCCAGACTGGGCACACCTGCGCGAAACGCCAGCGTTTCAGGCCATTGTGGAACCGATTCGGCAAAGCTGGGAGCAGCTCATGCTGCCGTTTTTGGGTCCAGCCGCCGCGCGCCCAGGCCTCGGCAATGCCCCCGTGTGA
- a CDS encoding glycosyltransferase family 4 protein translates to MNRSVNRAQVGGSFHVFSEALRVLYLLDSLNRGGVETLILSVCRQAQAVGIEPYLAGFGDGDAAAAFRDLPRSFFRTRHAPFDPFLARWLRQLVQTQRIALVHANQPVEALHAWWALRGLPVKLVLTLHNLEYDAKNRRALAFLLPRLDAVAVVSQAARQWHEASGVLRRIRPRRVAVVLNGVPEPSLSPRPPASPAAGPTLGMIANFTPIKDHATLCRALPDVFDRHPQARCLLAGAAQDRRLYREAQAMCERARLLDRVSFLGSCPAVEVLPRLDAFVLASRTDTFGLALVEAMLAGLPCVASDIPALREVTADGTVAALFRPGDAADCAHALNRVLSDAAYRHSLAARGQAHARRHYTLGAYLDRLRRFYDTVLGS, encoded by the coding sequence GTGAACCGCTCTGTCAACCGGGCGCAGGTTGGCGGTTCGTTCCACGTGTTTTCTGAAGCCTTGCGTGTGCTTTACCTGCTCGACTCGCTGAACCGGGGCGGCGTCGAAACCCTGATATTGTCCGTCTGCCGGCAAGCCCAGGCCGTCGGCATCGAGCCGTACTTGGCTGGATTTGGTGACGGCGACGCGGCGGCGGCGTTCCGCGACCTGCCACGGTCGTTTTTCCGCACGCGGCACGCCCCGTTTGACCCATTTCTGGCACGCTGGCTGCGGCAACTCGTCCAAACGCAGCGTATTGCCCTGGTTCATGCCAACCAACCCGTCGAGGCGCTCCATGCCTGGTGGGCGCTGCGCGGCTTACCGGTCAAGCTGGTGCTGACCCTGCACAACCTGGAATACGATGCCAAAAACCGACGGGCGCTTGCTTTTCTTTTGCCACGACTCGACGCGGTCGCGGTCGTCTCGCAGGCGGCGCGGCAGTGGCACGAAGCATCCGGCGTGCTTCGCCGGATTCGTCCGCGGCGCGTGGCCGTGGTCCTGAACGGCGTCCCTGAGCCAAGCTTGTCCCCCCGCCCGCCGGCCAGTCCGGCAGCCGGCCCAACGCTCGGCATGATTGCCAACTTTACGCCGATCAAAGACCACGCGACCCTGTGTCGCGCCCTGCCGGACGTCTTTGACCGTCACCCACAGGCGCGGTGCCTCCTGGCCGGCGCGGCCCAGGATCGGCGGTTGTACCGCGAAGCGCAGGCCATGTGCGAACGCGCCCGACTCCTTGACCGCGTCTCGTTTCTGGGTTCGTGTCCGGCCGTGGAAGTCTTGCCCCGTCTGGACGCCTTCGTGCTTGCCTCACGAACCGATACCTTCGGATTGGCGCTGGTCGAAGCCATGCTGGCCGGGCTGCCCTGCGTGGCTTCGGATATTCCGGCCCTACGTGAGGTCACGGCGGATGGCACGGTCGCGGCCCTGTTTCGCCCTGGCGATGCGGCGGATTGCGCCCACGCGCTCAATCGGGTGCTCTCCGACGCGGCCTATCGCCACAGCCTGGCCGCGCGGGGACAGGCCCATGCGCGCCGGCACTACACGTTGGGCGCGTACCTCGACCGCTTGCGCCGGTTCTACGACACGGTACTTGGCTCGTGA
- a CDS encoding glycosyltransferase family protein translates to MRRFFAYLGSDDLWLPDFLATRTAMLQARPEAVLAYGHAFIINADDAIVDDTRWWARYTDGDVRAMLLRGGAPMSATVLYRTAALARFGWDERSRLEDYALYLRLCCVGDFAFDPEVRAAWRRHVQNTSHNVDFMLRETLAAQAAVADQMGLSAAERRQAQAELTWTYAEAFARAGARRRAAALAWANWFGAPNWWARGKMLARLLLPAAVERWRQTCRARTIARRYGKLTLD, encoded by the coding sequence ATGCGCCGTTTTTTTGCCTACCTTGGCTCGGACGACCTGTGGTTGCCGGACTTTCTGGCAACGCGCACGGCCATGCTCCAGGCGCGGCCCGAGGCGGTACTGGCCTACGGTCACGCCTTCATCATCAACGCCGACGACGCCATCGTGGACGATACCCGCTGGTGGGCGCGCTACACGGACGGCGACGTGCGCGCCATGCTGCTGCGCGGTGGTGCGCCGATGAGCGCCACGGTGCTCTACCGCACAGCGGCCCTGGCGCGGTTTGGGTGGGATGAACGCTCGCGGCTGGAAGACTATGCGTTGTATCTGCGGCTCTGCTGCGTAGGTGACTTTGCCTTTGACCCGGAAGTTCGCGCGGCCTGGCGACGCCACGTGCAGAATACCAGCCACAACGTGGACTTCATGCTGCGGGAAACCCTGGCAGCGCAGGCCGCGGTTGCCGACCAGATGGGCTTGTCGGCAGCCGAACGTCGCCAGGCACAGGCCGAACTGACCTGGACCTACGCCGAAGCCTTTGCCCGCGCCGGCGCGCGCCGGCGCGCGGCGGCGCTGGCGTGGGCAAACTGGTTCGGCGCGCCCAACTGGTGGGCGCGCGGCAAAATGCTGGCCCGGTTGCTGCTGCCGGCCGCGGTCGAGCGGTGGCGACAAACTTGCCGGGCGCGCACCATTGCGCGCCGCTATGGCAAGCTGACCCTAGACTGA
- a CDS encoding helicase-related protein has product MKPGSIVRCRDREWVVLPTDADDIIALRPLTGATEQVVKLHRQLMNLVGYALPTERITPAAFPLPTAQDVADVASTHLLWQAARLTLREGAAPLRSLGRISIRPRVYQFVPLLMALRLDPVRLLIADDVGVGKTIEALLIARELYDRGEIRRLAVLCPPYLCDQWARELREKFGLDAVIIRSSTITRLERQKPATCRIYDYYPIQVISLDWVKSERNKHQFIQCCPELVIVDEAHGAAAADPSNRSQQQRHHLLRELAQDPARHLILLTATPHSGIEATFRSLLGLLRADFADLDMGALTEPQRAELARHFVQRTRADITHAWDTEDCFPARLGVDVTYDLSAPYRHLFDQTYAFCSDLVRSGEHLEERKRRVRSWGALALLRCVMSSPAAAVAALNNRDQPLPALDDALDDAPDFGPLVFEATDDVTDDTTPTPPIEQAEAHLPDSERRRLRALRHTAQQLLHTPQDTKLARCVAVIQDLLRDGFHPIVWCRYVATAEYVAEGLQKALGDAVQVTVITGRLGDEERRLKIDDLALDRPRVLVATDCLSEGINLQEKFTATLHYDLPWNPNRLEQREGRVDRYGQVARQVKAVRFYGRDNPVDGAVLDVLLDKAKQIYHALGTYVPVPEEGESVMQAVLNSLFIRRRTLETQLRLFEETPDVQQLHSRWDAAVEREQRSRTRFAQRALKPEEVQKELEATDTVLGDPRAVQEFVLAAAQRLGLSVRPERRRPGVFVVDLSEPATATLPDVVRDAARRGSTGDWRISFVSPTPEGAEYVGRNHRFVAALAGYLLENALTGGRDALAPRCAVLRTTGVPRLTKLLLLRTRYLVDTPERAPLLAEEILVLGYRLLTAEVAWLAEDEALRLLAETTPAANVPREEKQELLADVLTELGPWQAEAQTPLQAQLQQRITQRAAALEDRFKRLRKAVSLRVRDLRVRPQFPPDLLGILVLQPVVRP; this is encoded by the coding sequence ATGAAACCAGGCTCGATTGTCCGCTGCCGTGACCGCGAGTGGGTGGTTCTCCCGACCGACGCCGATGACATCATCGCGCTGCGTCCGCTGACCGGCGCCACGGAACAGGTCGTCAAGCTGCATCGCCAACTGATGAACTTGGTCGGCTATGCCCTGCCTACTGAACGCATCACGCCGGCCGCCTTCCCCCTTCCAACGGCGCAGGATGTTGCCGACGTGGCCAGTACCCATCTGCTGTGGCAGGCCGCGCGGCTGACCCTGCGCGAGGGAGCTGCCCCGTTGCGCTCGCTGGGGCGCATCTCCATTCGGCCGCGGGTGTACCAGTTCGTCCCGCTGCTGATGGCCCTGCGCCTCGATCCGGTCCGGCTTCTGATCGCTGACGATGTGGGCGTCGGCAAGACCATCGAGGCGCTCCTCATCGCGCGCGAACTCTACGACCGTGGCGAAATCCGCCGCCTGGCCGTCCTCTGTCCGCCCTACCTCTGCGACCAGTGGGCCCGGGAACTGCGCGAGAAGTTCGGGCTGGACGCCGTGATCATCCGCTCCAGCACCATCACGCGCCTCGAACGCCAGAAACCGGCCACCTGCCGCATCTACGACTACTATCCGATCCAGGTCATCAGCCTCGATTGGGTCAAGAGCGAGCGCAACAAGCATCAGTTCATCCAGTGCTGCCCTGAGCTGGTCATCGTGGATGAGGCGCATGGCGCCGCCGCGGCCGACCCATCCAACCGCAGTCAGCAGCAGCGGCACCACCTGTTGCGCGAACTTGCCCAAGACCCGGCGCGGCATCTCATCTTGCTCACGGCCACGCCCCACAGCGGCATCGAAGCCACCTTCCGGTCGCTTCTGGGGCTATTGCGCGCCGACTTTGCCGACCTCGATATGGGTGCGCTAACCGAACCCCAACGGGCCGAGTTGGCCCGGCACTTCGTCCAACGTACCCGCGCCGACATCACCCACGCCTGGGATACGGAGGACTGCTTCCCGGCGCGCCTCGGCGTGGATGTCACCTACGACCTCTCGGCGCCGTACCGCCACCTGTTCGACCAAACCTATGCGTTCTGTTCCGACTTGGTTCGGAGCGGCGAGCATCTGGAAGAACGCAAGCGTCGGGTGCGTTCCTGGGGCGCGCTGGCCCTGCTCCGGTGCGTCATGTCGAGTCCGGCGGCAGCCGTGGCGGCCCTGAACAACCGTGATCAACCCCTACCGGCGCTTGACGACGCGCTCGACGACGCCCCCGACTTCGGCCCGCTCGTCTTCGAGGCGACCGACGACGTCACCGACGACACAACCCCCACGCCCCCGATTGAACAGGCCGAAGCGCACCTGCCCGACAGCGAACGCCGCCGCCTGCGCGCCCTGCGGCACACGGCCCAGCAGTTGCTCCATACCCCACAGGACACCAAACTGGCCCGGTGTGTCGCCGTCATCCAGGACCTGCTGCGCGATGGGTTTCATCCCATCGTCTGGTGCCGGTACGTCGCCACGGCCGAGTATGTGGCGGAAGGCCTGCAAAAGGCGCTCGGCGATGCCGTCCAGGTCACGGTCATCACCGGTCGGCTCGGCGACGAAGAGCGACGCCTCAAGATTGACGACTTGGCCCTCGACCGGCCCCGCGTCCTGGTGGCCACCGATTGCCTGTCGGAAGGCATCAACCTGCAAGAGAAGTTCACCGCCACGCTGCACTATGACCTGCCGTGGAATCCCAACCGCCTCGAACAACGGGAAGGACGGGTTGACCGCTACGGGCAAGTTGCCCGCCAGGTCAAGGCCGTCCGCTTCTACGGCCGCGACAACCCCGTTGACGGCGCGGTGCTCGACGTCCTGCTCGACAAAGCCAAGCAGATTTACCATGCCCTGGGCACCTACGTGCCTGTCCCCGAAGAGGGCGAAAGCGTGATGCAGGCCGTGCTCAACTCGCTCTTCATCCGCCGCCGTACCCTGGAAACGCAACTGCGCCTGTTTGAGGAAACCCCTGACGTTCAGCAGCTCCACAGCCGCTGGGATGCCGCCGTCGAGCGCGAACAGCGCAGCCGAACCCGCTTCGCCCAGCGCGCCCTCAAACCCGAAGAAGTCCAGAAGGAGCTGGAAGCCACCGACACGGTGCTTGGCGATCCGCGTGCGGTACAGGAGTTCGTGCTGGCCGCCGCCCAACGCCTGGGCCTGTCGGTTCGACCCGAGCGCCGCCGGCCTGGGGTTTTTGTCGTGGACCTCTCCGAGCCGGCCACCGCGACGCTGCCCGACGTGGTGCGCGATGCCGCGCGGCGCGGCTCTACGGGTGACTGGCGCATCAGCTTCGTCTCGCCTACGCCCGAAGGGGCCGAGTATGTGGGCCGCAACCATCGCTTCGTCGCCGCCCTGGCCGGCTATCTCCTGGAAAATGCGCTCACCGGCGGACGGGACGCGCTCGCCCCCCGCTGCGCGGTGCTGCGCACCACCGGCGTGCCGCGCCTGACGAAGCTGCTGCTCCTGCGGACGCGCTACCTGGTGGACACTCCCGAACGCGCGCCGCTGCTTGCCGAAGAAATCCTCGTCCTGGGCTACCGGCTACTGACCGCCGAGGTTGCCTGGCTGGCCGAAGACGAGGCGCTGCGCTTGCTTGCCGAGACGACACCGGCAGCCAATGTTCCACGGGAAGAAAAACAGGAACTGCTCGCGGACGTCCTCACCGAACTCGGCCCCTGGCAGGCAGAAGCCCAAACCCCACTGCAAGCGCAGCTTCAGCAACGCATCACGCAGCGGGCCGCGGCGCTGGAAGACCGCTTCAAGCGCCTGCGCAAGGCCGTCTCGCTCCGGGTGCGGGACTTGCGCGTGCGGCCGCAGTTCCCGCCCGATCTCCTCGGCATCCTCGTCTTGCAACCGGTGGTGCGGCCATGA